AAAGTTGTTGTGCATAGTGAATTgagttttcatataaataaatgtacAACTAATTTCCTTTATGTtagcttttgtttttctttttcatttcttaacataTTTCTCAAAAAGTTAACACACAGTTGGTCTAAGATAAGTGTACAACTAACTTGACTTCTTCTATGCgatttgaaaacaaaagaattttttttatatcgccTAATTTAGtttctattaaatgatgatgatATTATATTATGGTAAGATATGTTAGTATAATTGAGGAAATATAAGTaacataatttcttttattGATGTGTTATTAATAAGTAATCATTGAATGAACATTATATGTAAAATTCATTTATGAAAAATAgcagaaattttttttggtaattataactaattttcctaattatataattaaaattaaaactcaatGGCACAGTtgtaatatttaagaaaatttaaaggGATCTCAAAaagtacttcagttttaataatatagattagttTCTATTAAATGGTAAGTATATTAGATTTTAGTAAGATATGTTAGTATAATGGaggaaatatatataacataatttcttttattGATGTGTTATTAATGAGTAATCattgaattaataatatatgtaaaattcatttaaagaaaaatatagcaTAAAATTCATTTGGTAGTTCTAACTAATTtccctaattatataattaaaattaaaattcaatggcatagttgtaatatttaaaaaaaaattaagaggaTCTCAAAAAAGTACTCCAGTTTTACTAATATAGATATAGTTTAACTcgtctctctctttttgttctgttttatcatcttctcttttttttttcttgtcttctgTATGTGCTTTAAACGAAAACAGACTTTGACTATTATACGTAGTTTAGTATTTTTGGATTAGTAACAAGTTATGCGTGTTCGCTCTCAGTTCCATCCATCTAATATGTTTCTCATTCTACTTCATGTCCTTTGCTTTTCTTGGCCtttatgtcatattttgaaatacaaaatGGTCAGTTTACTAAGTTTCAACGACCAATGATTATGCCTCTTCATAGGTCTCCTCTGCTAGGATCAAAGTTTTGTGGAGTGGAGTAGGGTTGCAACACGTGTAGCCAAAGAATCAGGGTGCGGCATTAGCTGGTTTGAGACTGAGCCCAACGAAACTTCATCAAAGGATGGTAGATTTAAGGGATAGTTAGCGTGAATATCCAATATATATGAAATGTGTATGTCAAACATCATGGAACTAATCACAGCTTAGTGATGCGCATATGTCAAACACTTGAACTTCATTTAACTGTTGTTTGAGGAAGTTGGTGCCGCTAAATTAACGTTCAGCTTCACAATAAAAGACGGTAATCTCTTTGTTACAACGTAATGTCAACCAATTGTTTGTCACATATTTTAtcagataaaataaaaagaaaaacgagCAGTGCTAAAAGCAAAGTCCCAATTGGCATTactaaaacaaaatttagtaacgtgttaaaaaaaattagtaaattcTTGGATTAAGgaggaaaaatatttcatatcttTTATACGGTGTGATTCTTAAATAGaccagattctttttttttaataactttgcTATAAAATACAAGGTGTGGAGGAGGATCATgaggaaaaaaaactaaaatgatagTTGTCAAGAGTGGGATTTGAACCCACGCCCTTTCGGACCCGCACCTGAAGCGGGCGCCTTAGACCAACTCGGCCATCTTGACTTGTGTTTATACATTTCAGTACAATTTTCTTATACTCAGTATAAAGATCGAGTTAAACCCTTTTCTCCTGTGCTTGAACCCTAGAGAAATCGAGGAATGTAAGGAATGCAATTTCTCCCGGAGACGATCGATAGCTCATCATTTAGTTTCATGTGGAGAAGCCCTCTCCTCTCATTCCTCATCTCCTCGGGAATGTTGGTTTCAAAACAGAGAACGTTAATAAAAGATTCTTCCTTTATcagcttctcttcctcctcAATCTCCCGTCTTTTGCGCGATTTAGGCTTCACGATGACAAGTGTCTCGACGGTTTCAACTCTAGAGTTAAATAGGAACGAGTCTGATTCCGATTCTAAGTTTTCCGGCAAAGCGACGGCGATACTCCGCCGCATGCTGGCTCAGAGGAATATTCCCAGGTTTACCATCACAAAGTTTATTTGATACTATAAAGTGTGAAGCTTTCATTGATAGAACAAAGTTTGGTGTTGACCTGTTAACATGTTCTAGCTTTCAGGTAGAGCATCACAGAAAGAAAGAGCAGCCTGACAAGACACTACAAGGTCTTTGCATCACTGGGAGGTTGAAAGAAGCTGTTGGGCTGTTATGGCGCAGCAACGGGTTACAGCTCGAGTCCGATACTTACTCTATGCTGTTACAGGAATGCAAAGAGAGGCGTGAATACACAAAAGGGAAACGAGTACACGCTCACATGGTTGTTGTGGGATTTGCTCTGACTGAGTATTTGAAAGTCAAGCTGTTGATACTTTACGCCTTGTCAGGGGATCTTCAAACAGGTGGGATTCTCTTCCGTGGTTTGCAGTCGAGGTGTTTGATCTCGAGGAACGCAATGATCTCAGGGTGTGTTAAGAAGGGTCTTGAACAAGAAGGGCTTTTTATGTATTACGATATGAGATACTGTGGTTTAGTTCCGGATCAGTATACTTTTTCTTCCGTGTTTAGAGCGTGTTCTGCTTTAGCGTCGCTGGAACACGGGATGAGAGCTCATGCTGTGATGGTAAAGACTTGTCTTAAGTCGAATGTTATAGTCAATGGTGCTCTTGTTGATATGTACTTCAAGTGCAGCAGTGTCTCTGATGGGTACAAAGCGTTTGATCAGTTTTTAGATAGAAACGTGGTTACGTGGACCTCGTTGATGTCTGGATACGGGTATCATGGACAAGTTTCGGAGGTGTTGAAATGCTTTGAGAAGATGAAGGAAGAGGGCTGCAGACCCAACTCTGTTACGTTTTTGGTGGTTCTCACTGCTTGTAGCCATGGAGGTTTGGTTGATCAAGGTCGAGAGCATTTTGATTCCATGAAGAGTGATTATGGGATTGAGCCTGAGGGACAACACTATGCAGCTATGGTTGATATCTTAGGGCGTGCTGGTAGGCTACAAGAGGCGTACGAGTTTATAATGAAGTCACCGTGCAAGAAACATGCTCCGGTTTGGGGATCTTTGCTGGGATCATGCAGGAATCATGGGAATGTGGAGCTGCTAGAGCTCGCGGCTACTAGATATTTTGAGTTGGACCCAACGAACGGTGGGAACTACGTGGTGTTTGCCAATGGATACGCGAGCTGTGGATTGTTGGAAGCTGCCTCGAAGGTTAGGAGGAGAATGGAGAATGCAGGAGTTGAAAAAGATCCAGGCTATAGCCAGATCGAGTTACAAGGTCAAGTTCATAGGTTCATGAGGAATGACACGTCTCACAGACTCTCTAGAAAGATACACAACAAGGTCCAAGAGATGGCTTCTCTGTTTATGGATGTTGACTACTATCCAGATGACTTGGACACTAATTGATAGAGGTTGTGTGACCAAGACAACTTGCAGTTAGCTGTCAGAAATCTGTGTCCAATTGAATGTTGTAGCAGTCTCTCTCTCATATGGAAACCAGTGATGATGGAGAAGTGATAGGCTCTGGAAAATCTACACAAGTTTTGATTTGGATGGCTAACGTACTAATTGGCtgaagaaaatttgttgtatcaCTTGCCAAAAACAAGCAGAGGAAGCTGCCACAGGGTTGGAGAAGTCAGGAGGAAAGTAATTAGCATGACAAATCCCAGATGAGGTGTAGAAGAAACAAAAGCTCCATTATACTGAATGTCATGAATGAGTATATACATATTCTGTGATTTATAGGTTCTTTATTCGACATTCATGGAACATATTTCTGTGTAAAACGAATCACTCTCTGAAAGCGTAGAAGATTCTTGAAGAAGTGCTGGGGGAATATGAAAAACAGGTCTCGGAGGGAATTCCAGAGCATCCAGGTTCCCTTCCATCATCTCTACCACTCTGTTCATGGGTGGGCGATCTGAAGGGGAAGATTGAATACACCACAAACCCACCAATGTCATCTTCCTTGCTATCTCCTCTTCTTCACAAATGATTCCATTCCCATTAAGCCTTATATTGTCTTCCTTGTCAAGATCCTTATAGATCCATTCTGGAAAGTACACTGAACTTACAGTGTCTTCAGTTGATGTTTTGGCCCTTGCGCCTATCATCTCAAGAACCAACATTCCATAGCTGTAGACATCTGACTTGTGGGAGACTCTCCCATACACTCTTGAAAACACTTCGGGTGCAATGTATCCTATCGTGCCCCTCATGTCCAGTAGTGACAAGATGCTTTCTTTCCTCTCGCAGAGCTTAGCAAGGCCAAAGTCTGAAATTTTGGGGCAAAGATTGTCATCTAAGAGTACATTCTGCGGTTTTATGTCAAAATGTACAATCCTTGTGGTGTAAGTACTCGAGCCCACGAGCAACGCCTAATGCGATCTCATATAGTTTCGTCCATTCCATATTTGATGACCTATTGCCTGCGATGAATTTATCAAGAGCTCCATTTTCCAAGAATTCACAAATAATTGCTCTTTTGGTACCCTCAGCACAAAATCCTAGCAAGGTAACGATGTTGACATGAGAAGTTTCGCTCATGCTTGCAACCTCGCTGAGGAAGTCTTCACCATTACCCTTTGTGTTCTTCAAGACCTTCACAGCAACCTTGCGGCCATCACAAAGGGTTCCTCTATACACGGTTCCAAATCCGCCTTTCCCAACCTCTTGCGAAAATGACTTTGTAATTCTCTTTACTTGCACGTAGCTATAGTGTTTCACTGGAATAAGGGCCTTTATATTAAGTTTCCTAGGAGCATGTGATGATGTCTTCCTTTGCTTGCTGATAAGACAGAATAAAATGATGACCACCAACCAAAAGTGTACTCGATTaaccggaaaaaaaaagaagctaggTTTTCATAAGAAGTTTACTCTGTTACTGGGATGTCTTTGCTTGTGTATTGAGCTTCATGTGCCTTCTTTCTGCACCTGATGGAACAAAGCCACCCTACTATAAGAAATAACAGTGCCAATCCGAAAGCAATTTCCATTCCTAAGACcaataaaacaacaacaacaacaactttcATTGCAAGTCTATGTTGTTGCCTATAGTGTGATAAAATCAACTGCCTTAAAAAGGTAAGAACCTGCTTTTGCGGCAGCAGAGAAGCCTGCATCAACAGAAGGACGCCAAAAAAGAGGTCAGTTCAAAGTTCAAATTGAAGAGAAAACATTGTTCTTTACCAGAAACTAAAAACTTAGATCAGCTCTTTCTTTGTAAC
The Brassica napus cultivar Da-Ae chromosome A1, Da-Ae, whole genome shotgun sequence DNA segment above includes these coding regions:
- the LOC106446359 gene encoding pentatricopeptide repeat-containing protein At4g16470, with the translated sequence MQFLPETIDSSSFSFMWRSPLLSFLISSGMLVSKQRTLIKDSSFISFSSSSISRLLRDLGFTMTSVSTVSTLELNRNESDSDSKFSGKATAILRRMLAQRNIPSFQVEHHRKKEQPDKTLQGLCITGRLKEAVGLLWRSNGLQLESDTYSMLLQECKERREYTKGKRVHAHMVVVGFALTEYLKVKLLILYALSGDLQTGGILFRGLQSRCLISRNAMISGCVKKGLEQEGLFMYYDMRYCGLVPDQYTFSSVFRACSALASLEHGMRAHAVMVKTCLKSNVIVNGALVDMYFKCSSVSDGYKAFDQFLDRNVVTWTSLMSGYGYHGQVSEVLKCFEKMKEEGCRPNSVTFLVVLTACSHGGLVDQGREHFDSMKSDYGIEPEGQHYAAMVDILGRAGRLQEAYEFIMKSPCKKHAPVWGSLLGSCRNHGNVELLELAATRYFELDPTNGGNYVVFANGYASCGLLEAASKVRRRMENAGVEKDPGYSQIELQGQVHRFMRNDTSHRLSRKIHNKVQEMASLFMDVDYYPDDLDTN